The proteins below come from a single Prochlorococcus marinus str. MIT 9215 genomic window:
- a CDS encoding DUF3143 domain-containing protein has translation MNPSKKPINQNSLQSLELWLTDLGAVKDINNPSKWDLLLSNWNATIIFEQEDLSVIWESEGQETKRLFSYCINREDVENAILQGP, from the coding sequence GTGAATCCCTCTAAAAAACCTATCAATCAAAATTCACTGCAATCATTGGAATTGTGGTTAACTGATTTAGGTGCTGTGAAGGATATTAATAATCCATCTAAATGGGATCTGTTACTTTCAAATTGGAATGCAACTATTATTTTTGAACAAGAAGATTTAAGTGTTATCTGGGAAAGTGAAGGACAAGAAACTAAAAGACTATTTTCCTATTGCATTAATAGAGAGGATGTGGAAAATGCAATACTGCAGGGACCTTAA
- the bioA gene encoding adenosylmethionine--8-amino-7-oxononanoate transaminase gives MKSLDSKTPNQDWHPNIWPPFTQINNSKPQIEVTHGQDALLFTKNPKKELIDAISSWWVTLHGHSNQYIADAIFNQSKKLEQVIFADFLHPQAKKLAERLSELTKLERLFFSDNGSTAVEVALKIAFQSWQNRGETRNQIVAFDGAYHGDTFGAMALGERNIFNENFDNLMFPVKRVPWPSTWMNDEEVENKENEAIQKLETLLKTPTVAVILEPLVQGAGGMNMVRPQFIKKVSEIINNNNSLLIADEVLTGFGRCGSLFAFQKAKIVPDLISISKGLTGGFLPMGITLCKEKIFQSFIDDSPRKTFWHGHSFTANPLGCAAANASLDLLEKEPHKYLSFEEKHLSHLIKFQNLPYIKKIRVSGTISAFDLDIGNKKGYFNNIGKEIKSLAMEQGLFIRPLGNVIYLLPPLCITDDQLEKSYWIIRQILENL, from the coding sequence ATGAAATCTTTGGATTCAAAAACTCCAAATCAAGATTGGCACCCAAATATTTGGCCACCTTTTACACAAATCAATAACAGCAAACCGCAAATAGAAGTAACTCATGGTCAAGATGCCCTCCTATTTACTAAAAATCCTAAAAAAGAGCTAATAGATGCAATCAGTAGTTGGTGGGTAACTCTTCATGGTCATAGTAACCAATACATCGCGGATGCCATTTTCAATCAATCAAAAAAACTTGAGCAAGTTATATTTGCAGATTTTTTACATCCACAGGCAAAAAAATTGGCGGAAAGACTTAGTGAATTAACAAAACTAGAACGATTATTCTTTTCTGATAACGGTTCTACTGCGGTGGAAGTCGCTTTAAAAATCGCCTTCCAATCATGGCAAAATAGAGGAGAGACAAGAAATCAAATAGTAGCTTTTGATGGCGCCTATCATGGCGATACATTTGGAGCAATGGCTTTAGGTGAAAGAAATATTTTTAATGAGAATTTCGATAATCTTATGTTCCCAGTTAAGAGAGTCCCCTGGCCTTCAACTTGGATGAACGATGAAGAAGTAGAAAATAAAGAAAATGAGGCGATCCAAAAATTAGAAACTCTACTTAAAACTCCCACAGTTGCAGTAATCCTCGAGCCACTTGTTCAAGGAGCAGGAGGAATGAATATGGTTAGGCCACAGTTTATAAAAAAAGTCTCAGAAATTATAAACAATAATAATTCTTTGTTAATTGCTGATGAAGTTTTGACTGGGTTTGGAAGATGTGGAAGTCTTTTTGCGTTTCAAAAGGCAAAAATCGTTCCCGATTTAATAAGTATTTCAAAAGGCTTAACTGGTGGATTTTTACCAATGGGAATAACTTTATGTAAAGAAAAAATTTTTCAATCCTTTATTGATGATTCCCCAAGAAAAACTTTTTGGCATGGACATAGTTTTACTGCTAATCCTTTAGGTTGTGCTGCTGCAAACGCTAGCCTTGATTTATTAGAAAAAGAACCACACAAATACCTTTCATTTGAAGAAAAACATTTATCTCACTTAATTAAATTTCAAAACTTACCCTATATAAAAAAAATAAGGGTATCCGGCACAATTTCTGCCTTCGATTTAGATATTGGGAACAAAAAAGGTTATTTCAATAATATTGGGAAAGAAATAAAGAGTCTTGCAATGGAGCAAGGTTTATTTATTAGACCCCTTGGGAATGTTATTTATCTCTTGCCACCTCTCTGTATAACCGATGATCAATTAGAAAAAAGTTACTGGATAATAAGGCAAATCTTAGAAAATCTTTAG
- the rsmG gene encoding 16S rRNA (guanine(527)-N(7))-methyltransferase RsmG, with protein MKKQNIPEEILSLITEEEINLFQELQIKIKELNNKTNLTRLTDGDDYWVSQVFDSIWPFKAFTNINFDNKKFLDIGSGCGFPGLAYAITHPNSEIYLIDSLKKKTDAIKFLVKQINFKNNIHVINDRVENLAHQSSMRNNFNIATTRAVSNPSTVSEYILPMLKKEGFGVLYCGKWTNEESKNLDKTLEILEGKVKDKKEIQLPRNKGTRNIILIQPKNFCPEIYPRKVGKPEKNPL; from the coding sequence ATGAAAAAACAAAACATTCCAGAAGAAATTCTTTCCTTAATAACTGAAGAAGAAATAAATTTATTTCAAGAGTTACAAATTAAAATTAAAGAATTAAATAATAAGACCAATCTCACAAGATTAACTGATGGGGATGATTATTGGGTATCTCAAGTTTTTGACAGCATTTGGCCATTCAAAGCTTTCACAAATATAAATTTTGATAATAAAAAATTTTTAGATATTGGATCAGGCTGTGGCTTCCCAGGTTTAGCTTATGCAATAACTCATCCTAATTCTGAGATATACCTAATTGATTCTTTGAAAAAGAAAACAGATGCAATAAAATTTTTAGTTAAACAGATCAATTTCAAAAACAATATTCATGTAATCAATGATCGTGTTGAGAACTTAGCCCACCAATCGTCAATGAGAAATAATTTTAATATTGCAACAACTAGAGCAGTTAGTAATCCATCAACAGTTTCAGAATATATTCTACCAATGTTAAAAAAAGAAGGGTTTGGAGTTTTATATTGTGGCAAATGGACGAATGAAGAAAGCAAAAATTTAGATAAAACTTTAGAAATATTAGAAGGGAAAGTTAAAGATAAAAAAGAGATACAATTACCAAGAAATAAAGGCACCCGAAATATTATTCTTATTCAACCAAAGAATTTTTGTCCTGAAATTTACCCAAGAAAAGTAGGCAAACCTGAAAAAAATCCATTATGA
- a CDS encoding J domain-containing protein: protein MKGETSYYKILGVNENASNHELRKAFCKLSIELHPDTTSLEIDVAKSKFQEVLEAYEHLNNSNLRKIYDDKLKENSRSKNNTNLLNNLIIDSNNQNLIGNRRPFSNGELFSLFLLIIIISISLICSIFIASFTGKELETIPLWLIK from the coding sequence TTGAAAGGGGAAACTTCCTATTACAAAATCTTAGGTGTAAATGAAAATGCATCCAATCATGAATTAAGAAAGGCATTTTGTAAACTTTCTATTGAGTTGCATCCCGATACAACTTCATTAGAAATAGACGTTGCTAAAAGTAAATTTCAAGAAGTTCTTGAAGCTTATGAACATTTAAATAATAGTAATTTAAGAAAAATATATGATGACAAACTGAAAGAAAACTCTAGAAGTAAAAATAATACTAACCTTTTAAATAATTTAATAATCGATTCTAATAATCAAAATTTAATAGGAAATAGAAGACCTTTTTCGAATGGAGAATTGTTTTCGTTGTTTCTTTTAATTATCATAATTTCTATAAGTTTAATTTGTTCAATTTTTATTGCTTCTTTTACTGGAAAAGAATTAGAGACAATACCGCTTTGGCTAATTAAATAA